The following nucleotide sequence is from Mytilus galloprovincialis chromosome 12, xbMytGall1.hap1.1, whole genome shotgun sequence.
tggagcagattctgcttacccttcttgGGCACATGAGACCACCAGTATTGATAGTTTTCTATGGGGCTTTTTGGTACTTTGCTGGTCTGATCATATGGTCTGttggtgtgggtttttttttttcatttttagtccaggcgttgtcattttattttcaacgTTTGAGTTAGAATGTACCTTTGGTGTCCTTCGTTTCTCTTACAATTATTTAAAGCATTACAATACGATATTGTCACAAATATTGCGATATAAACATCTCTTACGAAACGTATGtaaatttcctttctcaattttattttaacttgaatttctttcttttactcATATATGTAATGCGCACCACTTTTAAGTACAGTGAAACCTtactaaaccgaatcctgcataaaccgaaaacctgtatcaACCAAACAAGTTcttaagcaccgtcatatcaaatagTATGCGAAGTGAACCTGATAACCGAACATCGGTCAAAACCGAACAAAACCTTAAGTCCCGTAGAGGTTCGATTTAACCAGGTTTCACTGTATCAGATTCTATCATCCATTAGATCTTTCCAGGTGCACATTTTGTTAGTAATCCAAGTAAATTTTCGTGGTGCAATTTTGATCATAGTAATTGTGAACCTTAACattgaaaaaatgttattataaccATTCTATAAGAAACTTtttatttagtcttagatgcatgattttttattagttttaactgactttgaactagctgtcagtaactgcgagtactctcagatctatatGTAGTGTTATTTTGCTGTTGGGAtatataagtacccggccacgtccactcttattttttgttagatgtatttctatttatatccaTCTGATGAATTGAGCCTTTTTtagctgatttttacagttcgttCTTCTGTTGTACTGTTCCACCAATGTTCCAGGTTAGGAAGAATAACGAGATTCAGCTAAAATGCTAACATCGCTATAGACTCTGTATGTATGTTATAATGTACCTGTCctaaatcagaaaaaaactattttattcgAGTGTCAGTAATGAGTCTTTTTCAGACGAAATCCTCGTCTAGTGTACATAGTTTCAATCCATGTATatatgttgagtttatttacttGTGCTAAAGACATAAACCAGATCAAACTCAAATAACTCCATTTTGGAAACATATTGACCTTCAGTTGATTTTATCGAATAATGGGAATTGTAAGTAGAAAAACcgataaagtttttaaaaacaccaaatacattatttttcatttttattataaatctGTAAACACATTTGAGGCACCACGACATAAATGATtgtcaattcaaagttttcttaCGTTTTCTACCGGGCAAGCAACATAAAATATCACATAGAGCTTCTTGGCACTTTTTTCTAAAGCTTGAACTAACGAAACTATAAATAATTGGATTAATAGCGCTTCCGAGACAATATGAcctaaaaaataattgataaaacgATTTATCCAAGTCGTTAAGTCTAAAAAAGAACATGGAATCCGTCGTTCTTATTACTACAAGGATACAATATGGCAAATACGTTATCATGTATGCAACTGTTACTAAAAATAACATTATAGACGTTCTGCTGAGCACTGGTCGACGTTTAGATACCATCCACTCTGAATTAGTTGCTGAGCAGCGAGATTGTTGCTTTTTAAACGGCGAACTTAATATTCTGCTGTTATGCTTCGACAGGCTAGGACGAAGTAAGACTTTTTTAGGACTACTCGGTATTGACGTTACACTGGAATTCTGGGAATTCTGAGAATTCAGCAAGTTAAATTTATACAACGTGTCTTCTGATGATATATGATCATCTATTTGTCGGATCGATGACTTTCTTGTGCTACTAGTGCTCATCGTAAATACGTCGTCTTCAGCTGAAGAATCGCTTCCTTTACGGAAATCTACTCTAAATGAGTGCGCATGCTCACTACTTGCTGACATGCTTCGTGTTGCCTTTGTATCGATACAAATTCTTTTCCCTATTACAGAGTAAATAATAACGAATAAGacatcaaaaattaaatgtacagtTAATAAGGTCCATGTGAATGCTTCTACTGGGTGATTGTTCAGCATGTAGTAGTTGGTAATCAGACACATCTCTCCTGTGACGCCATTTCGGAGCGAGAATCTCCAGGTACCAAAAAATAAAAGCATTGGCCAACTAATGAAGGCGGAAATAACCATTGCTAGACCGACTATGAGATTTGAAGTCGAGGCTTGCAATCGTAGACGACGTGGTCCGGACATAAATACCCGTAATCTATCAATAGCGATAGAAAGAAGTATAACTGATGTGGCGTTGttacaaaagaaagaaataaaccGTGCAAATTTACATATTATTGGATTGTCAAATTGGACATAATTTGAAATAACAAAGAGCTCAAACGGCAATGTTAAGGCACAGTTAATCAAGTCCAACCAAGAAAGAGCTAGGATGAAAATATTCGAAGATAACTTTCTATTTCGTATTTTGAAGTGATAAATGTAGCACACTAGTGAATTCCCTGGAACTCCGATAATTAGTAACAATAGAATAAACACAAATGATGGTAGCATATTCCTTTCAAAAATGTACTGGTTCCAGCGAGGCAAGTCCCACATAGAGAATGGAGTACTTTCATGTGAAACATTCTCCAGCGATTCAGTACTATTCATGTCAAAGTGCGCTCCAGAGGTTGATAATAATGGTCCGGATGTATTGTACacactgaaagaaaaaaatgagaaGTCTCAGCATAATATATTGACAAAATATGTTGATATAAAAATGTAATCTGAAAGATAATTGAATAAGTCtcagaggctctaaagagcttgtgtcgctcaccttggtctttgtgcatattaaacagaGGACACATATAGATGcatgacaaaattgtgctttggtgatggttatgtttttgtagatcttactttactaaacattcttgctgcttaaaactATATCTATCTATAACGAAGTTTCCCCAATAgtaacagtggaaaatattttgtaaaaatttataaaaatttacaaaatttgttaaaaattgacttttaaagggaaataacaggagcagcaacccaacaaccggttgcctgattggtctgaaaatttcagagcagatagatcttgaccaaatGAACAATACAATTCTCTCatatttgctcaaaatgctttgctttcagagatatgagccaaaatctgcatttaaccctatgttctatttttagccatgtcggccatcttggttcacgggaaggatcatcggacacatttttaaaactatatacccttatgatgattatgaacaagtttggataaatttgtctcagtagtttcagaggagaagatttttgtaaaagattacaaaaatttacgaaaattttattataaagggcaataactccttaaggggtcaactgaccatattGGTCATGCtaatttatttgtagatcatactttgctgaacattataaatgtaaacagtttatctctatctataataatattcaagataacaaccaaaaacagcaaaatttccttaaaattaccaattcaggggcagcaacccaacaacaggttgtccgcttcatctgaaaatttcagggcagatagatctttacctgataaacaattttaacccgtgtcaaatttgctctaaatgctttggtttcagagacaTAAGCAAAAATTTACTTTTTACCCATATGTGCTATTGTtatccatggcggccattttggttggttgaaCGGGTCATtgaacaaattttttaaactagataccccaataatgattgtggcaaagtttggtttaatttggcttcCTAGAttcagatttttgtaaaaattaacgacagacgacggacgacagacgacggacgccaagtgatgagaaaagctcactaggCCCTGTGGGcccggtgagctaaaaatgagcaCAGCGGTGTGGTTTACAGATATACAATTAATTTTCGATGTAGATACACAAAATTTGTTCATATGTTGTAGTTGTTCTTATCAAACTACAATaaactgtttttttctgtaattttcagAGTAATCTTTTTTTTGTTCTGTAATcagacaactactgtacattgCCCTGTAATCAGTCAACTACTGTACATTGCCCTGTAATcagacaactactgtacattgCCCTGTAATcagacaactactgtacattgCCCTGTAATCAGTCAACTACTGTACATTGCCCTGTAATcagacaactactgtacattgCCCTGTAATCAGTCAACTAGTGTACATTGTccttcaatgagacaacttttgtTCAATTAACAGGTACATGCACACAATAAAATTTGCATTACTTGTACAAATGAAGTCtcctgcagtggcggatccaggggggtccgggggtcggaaccccccctttttttggactatcaatgtatttgaatgggagcatattgttggaacctcccccccccccccccccccgcctttCCGTCCTTTACTCTGGGTTTGGTGTCGTCTTCGCGGTCCGCGTTTAAGCTCTAACAATTTAGACGAAAATCGGAGACAACTATTAGGATTTAAACAACTCAAAAGTAAATTGGGCAGCCATTTTATGAcgataacatggtattcagaattaagattATGGCAAATTCTCATGGGTCGATATgtgcatttttttattaatagagacttcgtgcactctgcatTATACCAAAGGCAAACTTATATATTTTCCTTAGCCCTAAAGAGCATGAGTGAGACACGTTTTTTTTAGTGCAAAACTGATAGAGAGGGAGATATGTACAAATTACGAGAAGAAAGCAACGGGAATCgatatttttttaagacaaaaacaTTTTGGACCAGAAAATACTAAGTctgtttgaataatttttcttTAATTCCAGTAAAGTTTcgaaacaaataaacaatttctTATGTCTGCTTATCGAAAAAAGCTATCAGTGTCGCCTATGGAGAAATTGATTATTTATGGCATCTATCATCTATATTTGTTCTCTCAAAAGATTCTCCTTTGTttaaggtgggttttttttagtttcaaattaaatgtaatttaaagAGGTTTCTCGACATTGTACTTCTACAACACATCTACCTAACATCTTGTTTATCAAACACAAAAAAACTGTGTTGTTGTTTTATTAATTGACGTATTTCTATTTTTACACATATAGGTTACGGAAAATATCTCTTTTGCTATGTTTATACAAGATACCAAGAAACATGATTTGATATTATCAATACGGTTTAACCTTAACGTCAACATGTGCGAACTCAGGATTTCCAAAAGTGAAAACTAGATGAACCCGGCTGCAGTAAAAAAGTAGAAAATGtacttataataaaataataaacataaaaatttcaagcCATAATAAAGTGACTCTGCTTTTTTTCTAACCATTCCCCTCTTTCGGACCTTTTCTGATCAGTCAATGTCAAAGATATGCGACTAAAAAAATTAGTATAAAATCAGAAACGTtttggaaattgacattttagTGAACAAGTAAAACATAGTAATCTACTGCAAAGTCATGAAAGCCTTTCATTGTGATATGTTAGTCTAGAATTTAAAGATAAACGTGAAATGTACTaccgaaaaaaaaacatattttctagaattttatgttatttaatttatatacttaCATAATTTTAATTCTCGTATTTTAATTGATAATCCATCTGAACAATTACCAAATGTAAATCCTAAATCGGTTTGTGTGTTTAGATGATAAGTTTGCGTGTGTCGCTCCTCAAACAGGAAACACACGTTACATattatcatataaatatatatgttgtcaCTTATACGTATTAAGCCCACTGTTTATTGGAATTGCTACATTGTATTAAAACGTGTATCGATAACAATGAAAACAGAGTTATAATGTTCATAATCC
It contains:
- the LOC143054185 gene encoding uncharacterized protein LOC143054185 isoform X3, producing the protein MNSTESLENVSHESTPFSMWDLPRWNQYIFERNMLPSFVFILLLLIIGVPGNSLVCYIYHFKIRNRKLSSNIFILALSWLDLINCALTLPFELFVISNYVQFDNPIICKFARFISFFCNNATSVILLSIAIDRLRVFMSGPRRLRLQASTSNLIVGLAMVISAFISWPMLLFFGTWRFSLRNGVTGEMCLITNYYMLNNHPVEAFTWTLLTVHLIFDVLFVIIYSVIGKRICIDTKATRSMSASSEHAHSFRVDFRKGSDSSAEDDVFTMSTSSTRKSSIRQIDDHISSEDTLYKFNLLNSQNSQNSSVTSIPSSPKKVLLRPSLSKHNSRILSSPFKKQQSRCSATNSEWMVSKRRPVLSRTSIMLFLVTVAYMITYLPYCILVVIRTTDSMFFFRLNDLDKSFYQLFFRSYCLGSAINPIIYSFVSSSFRKKCQEALCDILCCLPGRKRKKTLN
- the LOC143054185 gene encoding uncharacterized protein LOC143054185 isoform X2; translated protein: MAVYNTSGPLLSTSGAHFDMNSTESLENVSHESTPFSMWDLPRWNQYIFERNMLPSFVFILLLLIIGVPGNSLVCYIYHFKIRNRKLSSNIFILALSWLDLINCALTLPFELFVISNYVQFDNPIICKFARFISFFCNNATSVILLSIAIDRLRVFMSGPRRLRLQASTSNLIVGLAMVISAFISWPMLLFFGTWRFSLRNGVTGEMCLITNYYMLNNHPVEAFTWTLLTVHLIFDVLFVIIYSVIGKRICIDTKATRSMSASSEHAHSFRVDFRKGSDSSAEDDVFTMSTSSTRKSSIRQIDDHISSEDTLYKFNLLNSQNSQNSSVTSIPSSPKKVLLRPSLSKHNSRILSSPFKKQQSRCSATNSEWMVSKRRPVLSRTSIMLFLVTVAYMITYLPYCILVVIRTTDSMFFFRLNDLDKSFYQLFFRSYCLGSAINPIIYSFVSSSFRKKCQEALCDILCCLPGRKRKKTLN
- the LOC143054185 gene encoding uncharacterized protein LOC143054185 isoform X1 yields the protein MKHRVLQIIVTNSPSVCFTFVSTTTPEPFCETLNVYNTSGPLLSTSGAHFDMNSTESLENVSHESTPFSMWDLPRWNQYIFERNMLPSFVFILLLLIIGVPGNSLVCYIYHFKIRNRKLSSNIFILALSWLDLINCALTLPFELFVISNYVQFDNPIICKFARFISFFCNNATSVILLSIAIDRLRVFMSGPRRLRLQASTSNLIVGLAMVISAFISWPMLLFFGTWRFSLRNGVTGEMCLITNYYMLNNHPVEAFTWTLLTVHLIFDVLFVIIYSVIGKRICIDTKATRSMSASSEHAHSFRVDFRKGSDSSAEDDVFTMSTSSTRKSSIRQIDDHISSEDTLYKFNLLNSQNSQNSSVTSIPSSPKKVLLRPSLSKHNSRILSSPFKKQQSRCSATNSEWMVSKRRPVLSRTSIMLFLVTVAYMITYLPYCILVVIRTTDSMFFFRLNDLDKSFYQLFFRSYCLGSAINPIIYSFVSSSFRKKCQEALCDILCCLPGRKRKKTLN